The following proteins come from a genomic window of Amaranthus tricolor cultivar Red isolate AtriRed21 chromosome 14, ASM2621246v1, whole genome shotgun sequence:
- the LOC130799873 gene encoding probable LRR receptor-like serine/threonine-protein kinase At3g47570 encodes MSSKTSYKYCIILTLLLCCCLHDFCIAGSNETDRLALLEIKAKISNDPLGVLSTRSWNRSVHFCQWYGVSCAPRHPRVISLKLTSSKLSGFLSPFVGNLSFLNTLDLNHNNFFGTIPLELGRLNRLQVLWLHYNAFEGHIPPSISACTSLIDIALDNNRLVGEIPSQFSSLLNIQFLSLSQNNLIGKIPSWVGNFSSLIGLYILENNLVGDIPESLGKLESLKVLAVPGNRLSGLVPPSIFNLTSLSQFDVGGNLLEGTLPSNLGTSLPYLSWFDITSNKFNGFLPNSISNSSNLQVLELSSNHFQGHVPSLNKLVNLQVLEIFDNSFMGDLTFISTLANSTNLKMLEIFNNNFRGKFPSIICNFSMLIDLQMGGNYIDGEIPSCIENLVHLDTFTADNNQLHGVIPEGIGKLVNLSLLGLNDNQLSGNIPSSIGNISMLANLILYENKLEGHIPLTLENCRYLLNLSISNNNLSGKLPTQLFNIISLYAMDLSNNHLMGSIPEEIGQLKNLVFFDVSVNNFSGVIPNSLGDCLGLVSLSMKKNYLQGSIPDGLKALKSLKKLDLSQNNLSGEIPGFLASLPLQMLNISFNIDLEGEIPQGGIFSNSSGFSLFGNARLCGGVIELKLRECKFKTHSKKRVGHKGRTIMAVLFGVLGVVLMVALLVSLYCLHYRKTKKQHTPSDDHLENYPNLSYNSLLKATNGFSAENLLGRGTFGVVYKGTLDDQDTSIIAIKMFNLEQGGASKSFLAECGILRNIRHRNLVKVITVCSSIDHQGTDFKAMVYEYMVNGSLEEWLHPKTNDTTPNINNAPRHLNLRHRLDVIVDVASALEYLHYHCGTPIVHCDLKPSNVLLDKEMVARVSDFGLAKFLLKNSDNSHTNQPSSSLGVRGTIGYTPPEYGVGNELSTKGDVYSFGIMLLEMFTGKKPTNHMFCGGISLHDYVKQALPGPVLDILDHDLLQDLDEEDINRKRVLLEGLISILEIAITCSSQLPNERSDMRDVSKMLSSIRNTLLNPNYRIQEGIN; translated from the exons ATGTCAAGCAAAACCTCCTACAAGTATTGTATCATTCTAACATTACTATTATGTTGCTGTCTTCATGATTTCTGCATAGCAGGAAGTAATGAAACAGACAGGTTAGCATTACTTGAAATCAAAGCCAAAATAAGTAATGACCCGCTTGGTGTATTGAGCACCCGATCCTGGAACAGAAGTGTTCACTTTTGCCAGTGGTATGGCGTTTCATGTGCTCCTCGACACCCTCGAGTTATCAGTCTCAAACTAACCTCCTCAAAACTCTCGGGTTTCCTATCCCCATTTGTCGGAAACTTAAGCTTCTTAAACACATTAGACTTAAACCATAACAATTTTTTTGGCACAATTCCTCTTGAACTAGGCCGGTTAAACAGATTACAGGTTCTTTGGCTCCATTACAATGCCTTTGAAGGTCACATCCCTCCAAGCATTTCAGCTTGTACTAGCCTCATCGACATTGCACTCGACAATAATAGGTTAGTTGGAGAAATCCCATCTCAATTTAGTTCCCTCTTAAACATACAATTTCTTTCACTGTCCCAAAACAATTTGATTGGCAAAATCCCTTCATGGGTCGGGAACTTTTCATCCCTAATAGGATTGTATATACTAGAAAATAACTTAGTTGGGGATATCCCTGAAAGCTTAGGCAAGCTAGAATCTTTAAAGGTTCTTGCAGTTCCTGGAAATAGGTTGTCTGGCCTGGTCCCACCCTCAATATTTAACCTCACATCTTTAAGTCAATTTGATGTAGGAGGGAATCTATTGGAGGGTACCCTTCCTTCAAATTTGGGTACCTCACTTCCATATCTATCTTGGTTTGATATTACCTCTAACAAGTTTAATGGGTTCCTTCCAAATTCGATATCGAATTCCTCCAACTTACAAGTCCTTGAGTTAAGCTCTAACCATTTTCAAGGACATGTTCCTTCTCTAAACAAGTTAGTAAATCTTCAAGTGTTAGAAATATTTGACAACTCATTTATGGGTGATTTAACCTTCATTTCTACTTTGGCTAATTCCACTAATTTGAAAATGCttgaaatatttaataataattttagagGGAAATTCCCAAGTATTATTTGTAATTTCTCAATGCTTATAGATTTACAAATGGGTGGTAATTACATAGATGGAGAAATACCATCTTGTATAGAAAACCTTGTACACTTGGACACATTTACTGCTGATAATAATCAACTTCATGGGGTCATCCCAGAAGGGATAGGTAAACTTGTAAATCTTTCcctattaggcttaaatgataATCAATTATCAGGAAATATACCATCTTCTATTGGGAATATATCAATGTTGGCTAATCTTATCTTGTATGAGAATAAGCTTGAAGGGCATATACCCTTAACTCTTGAGAATTGTAGGTATTTGCTTAATTTGTCTATATCTAACAACAATTTAAGTGGGAAGTTACCCACACAACTTTTCAATATTATCTCCTTGTATGCAAtggatttatcaaataaccacTTGATGGGTTCTATCCCTGAAGAAATAGGCCAGCTTAAGAATCTTGTTTTTTTCGATGTTTCTGTAAACAACTTCTCGGGTGTAATACCGAACAGTCTTGGGGATTGTTTAGGGTTAGTTTCCTTGTCCATGAAGAAGAATTATCTCCAAGGTAGCATTCCCGATGGGTTGAAGGCATTGAAGAGTCTTAAAAAGTTAGACTTATCACAAAACAATTTATCAGGTGAAATTCCTGGATTTTTAGCGAGCCTTCCATTACAAATGCTAAATATATCATTTAATATTGACCTTGAAGGCGAAATACCCCAAGGAGGAATCTTTTCCAATTCAAGTGGTTTTTCATTATTTGGAAATGCTAGACTTTGTGGAGGCGTAATAGAGTTGAAGTTGCGCGAGTGCAAATTCAAGACGCACTCAAAAAAGCGAGTAGGCCATAAAGGAAGAACTATAATGGCTGTTCTTTTTGGTGTTCTAGGAGTTGTTTTGATGGTGGCGTTACTTGTCTCACTATATTGCCTTCATTACAGAAAGACAAAGAAGCAACACACGCCTTCTGATGATCATTTAGAAAACTATCCAAATTTATCTTACAATTCCCTTCTTAAAGCCACAAATGGGTTTTCAGCTGAAAATTTGCTTGGTAGAGGTACCTTTGGGGTGGTTTACAAAGGAACCCTTGATGATCAAGATACGTCGATTATTGCAATCAAGATGTTTAACCTTGAGCAAGGTGGTGCATCTAAGAGCTTTTTAGCCGAATGTGGCATCCTCCGAAACATTAGACATCGAAATTTAGTCAAGGTTATAACTGTATGCTCAAGTATTGATCATCAAGGGACTGATTTCAAGGCTATGGTTTATGAATACATGGTGAATGGAAGTTTGGAAGAATGGTTACATCCAAAGACAAATGACACAACTCCAAACATAAACAATGCACCAAGACACTTAAATCTTCGACATAGACTTGATGTTATAGTCGATGTTGCTAGCGCCTTGGAGTATCTTCATTATCATTGCGGCACACCTATAGTTCATTGTGATCTCAAGCCCAGCAATGTGCTTCTAGATAAAGAAATGGTTGCGCGCGTGAGTGACTTTGGATTGGCTAAATTTCTCTTAAAGAACAGTGACAACTCTCATACAAATCAACCTTCTAGCTCTCTAGGAGTTCGAGGAACAATTGGTTACACTCCTCCAG AATATGGAGTGGGAAATGAGTTGTCTACAAAAGGAGATGTGTATAGTTTTGGGATCATGCTACTAGAGATGTTCACAGGAAAGAAGCCTACAAATCATATGTTCTGTGGAGGCATAAGCCTTCATGACTACGTGAAACAAGCCTTACCTGGACCAGTGTTAGATATCTTAGACCATGATCTGCTTCAAGATTTAGATGAAGAAGATATCAACAGAAAAAGAGTGTTATTAGAGGGTCTAATTTCTATTCTTGAAATTGCAATTACTTGCTCTTCTCAGCTTCCTAATGAAAGATCAGACATGCGTGATGTCTCTAAAATGTTATCTTCAATTAGAAACACTCTCCTTAATCCCAATTATCGCATACAAGAAGGTATTAATtag